In the genome of Vicia villosa cultivar HV-30 ecotype Madison, WI linkage group LG7, Vvil1.0, whole genome shotgun sequence, one region contains:
- the LOC131618419 gene encoding probable pectinesterase 55 gives MQSFQPIALILIFVILFFDICESNDCSNPLKTITVSQSGKANFKTIQSAIDSVHEGNSQWVHIQISSGVYKEQIYIPQNKPCIYLEGVSRQTTSIEWGIHENATFDTRANNTILKGITIVNTLNSPVLEANGITQGVAARIRADKCVFYSCGFLGVQDTLYSDIGRHYFKQCFIQGGVDFIYGNGQSIFEDSNIYFSMGRNGPKSEGVITAHYRNSSNDPSGFVFNRCKISGSSGGKFQLGRSMEPYARVIIANSFISNGVKPEGWSPRLCVGQEAKITFVEEKCFGDGANKSQRVKWMKSLSGGELNKFLSPSFIDQEGWISKLPTNIFN, from the exons ATGCAGTCTTTTCAACCCATtgctttaattttaatatttgtaatTCTTTTCTTTGATATTTGTGAATCTAATGATTGTAGCAATCCCTTGAAGACTATTACTGTCAGTCAATCAGGTAAAGCAaatttcaaaacaattcaaaGTGCCATTGATTCTGTCCATGAAGGAAACTCTCAATGGGTTCACATCCAAATATCCTCTGGTGTTTACAA AGAGCAAATATATATTCCACAAAACAAACCATGCATTTATCTTGAAGGAGTTAGCAGGCAAACCACAAGTATAGAATGGGGTATACATGAGAATGCTACTTTCGATACAAGAGCAAATAATACAATTCTAAAGGGCATTACTATCGtg AATACATTGAACAGCCCGGTATTAGAGGCGAATGGCATCACACAAGGCGTGGCGGCTAGAATCCGTGCAGATAAATGTGTTTTCTATAGTTGTGGTTTTCTTGGAGTGCAAGATACTCTATATTCTGACATTGGTCGCCATTACTTCAAACAATGTTTCATCCAAGGTGGTGTCGATTTCATATACGGAAATGGTCAATCAATCTTTGAG GatagtaatatatatttttcgATGGGGAGAAATGGTCCGAAAAGCGAGGGAGTTATTACAGCGCATTATAGAAATTCATCAAATGATCCAAGTGGATTTGTGTTTAATAGATGTAAAATAAGTGGTTCATCAGGAGGAAAGTTCCAACTTGGGAGATCTATGGAACCTTATGCAAGAGTGATCATAGCAAATTCTTTCATATCAAATGGTGTTAAACCCGAGGGTTGGAGTCCTAGATTATGCGTTGGCCAAGA AGCAAAGATTACTTTTGTGGAGGAGAAATGCTTTGGAGATGGAGCAAACAAATCGCAACGTGTGAAATGGATGAAGAGCTTGAGTGGAGGTGAACTAAATAAATTCTTGAGTCCCTCTTTTATTGATCAAGAAGGATGGATTTCTAAGTTGCCGACGAACATATTCAATTGA